The proteins below come from a single Candidatus Eisenbacteria bacterium genomic window:
- a CDS encoding anhydro-N-acetylmuramic acid kinase, with translation MSWSDHAGSARCVGIMSGTSADGVDAVVIRVGRSGARRRSELVASAARPYPDALRRRVLGAQEGTLPARDLFAVHVEVAEVSAAAARAALEAAPPGIAPVVAGFHGQTVFHDPHGERSGKRLTIQIGEASVVAAALGCPVVSGFRMADILEGGEGAPLVPRFDYHQFASETRDRVLVNLGGISNLTRLRPGAPLGDLVAFDCGPGNMLLDGIVAALGPAGSRYDVGGALAREGRAAEDVVREFVSEPYIERRPPKSAGREEFGAGYLARFLSRTESLSLPDRLRTAAAITAAAVAKGVAMSGPGRPDEVFVSGGGAKNAVLVEEIRMRLRLPSIATTDALNVPVEAKEAMAFAFLAHETLCGRPGNVPSATGARREVILGSITPPPVPR, from the coding sequence GTGAGCTGGTCGGATCACGCCGGATCCGCGCGCTGCGTCGGCATCATGAGCGGCACGTCCGCCGACGGGGTGGACGCGGTGGTGATTCGCGTGGGACGGAGCGGCGCGCGGCGGCGGAGCGAGCTCGTCGCGTCGGCCGCGCGTCCCTATCCGGACGCGCTCCGCCGCCGCGTGCTCGGCGCTCAGGAGGGAACGCTCCCCGCGCGGGATCTCTTCGCGGTGCACGTCGAGGTGGCCGAGGTTTCCGCCGCCGCGGCGAGGGCGGCGCTCGAGGCGGCGCCGCCGGGGATCGCCCCGGTGGTGGCCGGCTTCCACGGGCAGACGGTCTTCCACGATCCGCACGGGGAGCGCTCCGGGAAGCGGTTGACGATCCAGATCGGCGAGGCGTCGGTGGTCGCGGCCGCGCTCGGCTGCCCGGTCGTCTCCGGCTTCCGCATGGCGGACATCCTCGAGGGAGGCGAAGGCGCGCCGCTCGTGCCGCGCTTCGACTACCACCAGTTCGCGTCCGAGACGCGCGACCGCGTGCTCGTGAACCTGGGCGGCATCTCGAACCTGACGCGGCTCCGTCCCGGCGCGCCGCTCGGCGACCTCGTCGCGTTCGACTGCGGGCCCGGGAACATGCTCCTGGACGGGATCGTGGCCGCCCTCGGTCCCGCGGGATCCCGCTACGACGTGGGCGGCGCGCTCGCGCGCGAGGGGCGCGCGGCCGAGGACGTGGTGCGCGAATTCGTGTCGGAGCCCTACATCGAACGGCGTCCTCCGAAGAGCGCGGGGAGGGAGGAGTTCGGCGCGGGGTACCTCGCGCGGTTCCTCTCGCGCACCGAGTCGCTGTCGCTCCCGGACCGGCTGCGCACCGCGGCCGCGATCACCGCGGCGGCCGTCGCGAAGGGTGTCGCGATGTCGGGGCCGGGCCGCCCGGACGAGGTCTTCGTCTCGGGGGGCGGAGCGAAGAACGCGGTCCTGGTCGAGGAGATCCGGATGCGGCTCCGCCTCCCATCCATCGCGACGACGGACGCGCTGAACGTCCCGGTCGAGGCGAAGGAGGCGATGGCCTTCGCGTTCCTGGCGCACGAGACCCTCTGCGGGCGGCCCGGAAACGTGCCGTCCGCGACGGGAGCGAGGCGCGAGGTCATCCTGGGATCGATCACCCCTCCGCCGGTGCCCCGGTGA
- a CDS encoding carbohydrate ABC transporter permease, with translation MSVRRTSPAVYVGLALVALLSLAPLLYMARVSLGKGGGLPVAPADWFGQPLSLEHYRDLFSGGPMARFTVNSIVVTGIAVPLQILMSAAAGHALARVRFVGRGVFLALATAFLILPRQVTLVPLYLLMAWMGLLDTYAALILPHLADPFGVLFMAHYYQTMSPELEEAARTDGWSSRAIFWRIVLPLSGPGLAVVGVNGFLITWNAFLHPLVLTTSESMRTLPVGLALFAQSEHSVNWGALLAGSSVATAPVLLAFAFFQRQIVEGVLKGSSR, from the coding sequence CGCTGGCGCCGCTCCTCTACATGGCGCGCGTCTCTCTGGGCAAGGGAGGCGGCCTTCCCGTCGCGCCCGCCGATTGGTTCGGGCAGCCCCTGTCGCTCGAGCACTACCGGGATCTCTTCTCGGGCGGCCCCATGGCGCGGTTCACGGTCAACTCGATCGTGGTCACGGGGATCGCGGTGCCGCTCCAAATACTGATGTCGGCCGCGGCGGGGCACGCGCTCGCGCGGGTCCGGTTCGTGGGGCGCGGGGTCTTCCTCGCGCTCGCGACCGCGTTCCTGATCCTGCCGCGTCAGGTCACGCTCGTCCCGCTCTACCTCCTCATGGCGTGGATGGGGCTCCTCGACACGTACGCGGCGCTCATCCTGCCGCATCTCGCGGATCCCTTCGGCGTCCTCTTCATGGCGCACTACTACCAGACGATGTCCCCCGAGCTGGAGGAGGCGGCCCGCACGGACGGCTGGTCCTCGCGGGCGATCTTCTGGAGGATCGTCCTGCCGCTCTCGGGGCCCGGGCTCGCGGTCGTGGGCGTGAACGGCTTTCTCATCACCTGGAACGCGTTCCTGCACCCGCTCGTCCTCACCACGTCCGAGTCGATGCGCACGCTTCCCGTGGGGCTCGCGCTCTTCGCCCAGTCGGAGCACAGCGTGAACTGGGGCGCGCTCCTCGCGGGCTCCAGCGTGGCGACCGCACCGGTGCTCCTCGCGTTCGCGTTCTTCCAGAGGCAGATCGTGGAAGGCGTCCTGAAGGGGAGCAGCCGGTGA